The following is a genomic window from Mycolicibacterium sp. TY81.
CCGGACTCGATGGTGAGGTCGAGGCCGTCGACGACGGGACGGCCCGCTCCCGGGTACCGCACTGTCAGCGAATCGACGGCGATGTCGCCGGCGGTCACGATTGTTCCTTCGCCCAGCGCACGGTGTGACGCGTGGCCTGGTGGAACAGCTGGTCGGCGAGGGCGCCGACGATGCCCAGCGCAGCAAGACAGACGAACAACCGGTCGGGTTGACTGAACAGGCGCGCCTGGTCGAGGCGGAAGCCGAGCCCTTCGGTGACACCGGACTGCTCGGATGCCACGATCAGGATGAGGGATGTCGCGATCCCCTGGCGCAGGCCGGTGAGCACCGATGGCAGGGCGCCCGGCAGGACGACGTTGGTGAACGTCAACAACTTTGACGCGCCCAGCGATGCGGCCACCCGCAGATGGTCGTCGCGCGTCGCGGCAATACCGGCGTGCGTGTTGACCCAGACCGGGAAGAAGACGCCGAGGCTGGTGAGGAACAGCTTGGATTCTTCACCGATGCCGAACCACAGGATCGCCAACGGCACCAGCGCAATGGCCGGGATGGGCCGAACGATCTGGATGGTGGGTTCCAACAGGCCGCGGGCAATGCGTGAGCGGCCGGTGAGGGTGCCCACCACGATGGCGATCAGAGATCCGACGACGAACCCTTGGAGTGCCCGTCGGAAGCTCGCGGCAGAATCGGCGAACAGCGTTCCGTCGCCGTACATCTCACGCGCGGCGTGCACAACCTGTGTGGGCGCGGGCAGGAGCCGGGCGGAGAAGAGTTCGAAGCGCACCGCGGCGTCCCAGCCGACGATGACAACGACGAGACTCAGGATTGGCAGGGCGGTCAACAGCGCCACCCGGTTGAGCTCACCGCTACCGCGTCGGCGCCGCGGCGCTCCGGCCGTACTGCTCGGTCGAACTGTTGTGGGCACGCCGCTCGAGCTGAGCGCGCCAGAACCGCGTGCGGGTGCCGATACCATCCATCTTCCCTTGCAGACCTGCGTGACGGCCCGCAACGTAACACCGGTACAGACGGGGACCCGTGCGCCGACGGCGTGACCGCGGCGTGAGCGCCACGGTTACGTCATCGCCTGAATCGGCCCAGACCTGCGCTGATTCGGCAACGGTCGCGCCGTCGGGGCGCGTTTCGATCCTTCTGATCCGATGGTCTGAGTTCCGGGCTCCTGCCCGGCACCGGGAACGGTCTAGTCGGTGAATTCGATGCGCACGGACACCGGCGCGGTTCCGTAGGACGCGATCTTCGGCCCGGCCGCACCGGACCGCCGCGCGCGGGCATGCACATCGTCGTCCGGCACGAAGGTCGCGATGCCGGAACGCCAGCGATCTCCTTGCTGGATGCGGACATTCGGATTGGCTTCGATGTTGGCACCCCAGCCCGACAACGT
Proteins encoded in this region:
- a CDS encoding ABC transporter permease; the encoded protein is MTALPILSLVVVIVGWDAAVRFELFSARLLPAPTQVVHAAREMYGDGTLFADSAASFRRALQGFVVGSLIAIVVGTLTGRSRIARGLLEPTIQIVRPIPAIALVPLAILWFGIGEESKLFLTSLGVFFPVWVNTHAGIAATRDDHLRVAASLGASKLLTFTNVVLPGALPSVLTGLRQGIATSLILIVASEQSGVTEGLGFRLDQARLFSQPDRLFVCLAALGIVGALADQLFHQATRHTVRWAKEQS